The window AGCCACATTCGTGTTACTAAAACATTTTCTCATCAAATTAAACTTTTCCAGGGAGGAATCGCCCGGATTATTTCTGTTCCTGActttttgctgtttttttaaaaacggaCTTGTGAGAGAGCAACTCTTTGGAAGGAGTCTCTCCTCCGTGTTCGACTTCCAATTTAAGGGGCTTCCCTTTTCGGAGATGTGTCTATTTAGTGAGGAGTTTTTAGCAGGGCTTTCTCCGCTCAGTGTGCCATCGGCGTGCACATCTGATGCCCCGCTTGCTTCCTCCAAATCGCTCACCCCTTCGCGGCTGGAGTTTATCCCTGACCCTTCCGACGCCGCGGTGGAAGAGCGCTCCCCTCGCGCAGCATCACCATCATCGTTATTGTAATCACCACCATCGTTATTATTATCACCACCGTTGTCACTCGCTTTGCCACACCGAAACTTAGCCCCCTCCCCACTGTTCCTCATCCTGCTGAACAAATGTTCTGCTCCCCCGAGGATCGAACTCTTCAGCTGAAGCATCAAGTCGGAAAATACTTCTTGCGATTTATCGTCACTCAACTTTTCTACCTCACTCATTTGGAGCAAACGCAGCATGTCCTCCAATGCACTTCTCTTCTGGCACAAATCTTTCAAACGTTCAGCTGTACTATATTCTTTGCTTGTGTCCGCTTTGTCCATACCTTCCATCAAACTTGCAATTCCGTCATTTCTACTCATCACATGAGAGTAATAACAACCGGAAGGTGCATTGCCTTCCCTTTTATCTAACAAGAGCATTACGTATTTTGTCAAAAAGGCACTTAATTGTTTTAAATTCTGCTCCTTGGttgtgtttgtttttttttcaccaaatCGGAACAGTACTTGTTTTTACTCACACTTAactcattttgtaaaaatagaATGTCGTCATTCAGTGCCACCATTTCGTTAGTCAGCTGGGTACTGGCATTGTGTACTAGGGAGAGTAATAATTccttcgtcattttttttgtaaaagtggGAAAGAAATCGGCACGAGTGCAGTTCGTTTCACTGAACTGGAAAAGCGGTGAGGTGGAGAAAACAGTCTTCCTTCCAGTATACGCTGCATCGGTTAGATTCTACCCACATGTATAATGTGCCGCATGGAGGGGTATTTCATTCCCCGCTGACAGAACTGAAGTGCTATAAtatgagtaaaaaaaaaaaaaagtgcataaacaaaatggactTCCTTTCTGGTGTTCTATCAACGTTGAGCAGTTGACACGCTCACCATCAGCTCGGGGGAGCTAACAGGACATACTCCGAattgaagtaaaataaattacaattCGTGAAAATTCTGCAAATGTGATGCACATGAAATTAATTGGTCATCGTGAAGTGGGCAACCAAAGCAACGCACCTATAAGGTGCACATGTCGTGTATATTTAGTATATTTAGTACATTTACTATATTTACTACGAGGACGTTTTAATTTCCTATTTGCGCCACGAAATGTtgcgcgcaaaaaaagtCAGTAAgtcaaataaattaaagagATATTCGCACAAATTGGTGAGCAAATTTTCCGCGAATTAGTTTATCACCGAAATTGAGATTAACAAAACTGCTAAATTATAAACAGTTAATGGGTAAGATATAGGGCTTTCATTTGTGCGGGCAAAAGGTgacatttcccccccaagtgtACTACACACGGTGAATTGCACGTCGGGTTGGTGAATCACTTgcggtgaaaaaaaacgaaagggcacaaaatgaacgttttttttttttttattttatttatttttttttttttgggacgAAGCCAATGTTACGAAAACGATGTAGGGGTGTAACTCACCGCTGCTCGGGGCGGCAAAGCAATGTCAAGTGAAATTGTTCAGAATTGTAAGCATTTTGCAGGGTGAGTAGGGCCTATTAATAAATGTTCACgttgtgttaaaaaaaattgggcaaaattaattcttttgCGCATTCGTTCATTCCGCgaatttgttcttccccctaat of the Plasmodium cynomolgi strain B DNA, chromosome 7, whole genome shotgun sequence genome contains:
- a CDS encoding hypothetical protein (putative) is translated as MTKELLLSLVHNASTQLTNEMVALNDDILFLQNELSVSKNKYCSDLNLKQLSAFLTKYVMLLLDKREGNAPSGCYYSHVMSRNDGIASLMEGMDKADTSKEYSTAERLKDLCQKRSALEDMLRLLQMSEVEKLSDDKSQEVFSDLMLQLKRVSDLEEASGASDVHADGTLSGESPAKNSSLNRHISEKGSPLNWKSNTEERLLPKSCSLTSPFLKKQQKVRNRNNPGDSSLEKFNLMRKCFSNTNVAATSFLFERDRKKNEGAADIPTRISRNEKSKIPIFRKSSLEESVHLQNKHTNVAILKGHIEKCSPKFSVNSIPRSINKTGKNVCTRKGNNQSNGEAWEERDQLGSFDSLSSSSSDASESRGPRRERTGSGSQGGRKKYLIRINKKGHGSFEVKKEGANSSGRVYDFEVVYEGVDGVVDSMDAAAPKQRTRKQLVHLSFLRKGEKICGVE